AACGTCCTGAAACTCCCGAAAAATATATTCAACAAATACCTTACATTATGGAGCTTGTAGAAAAATTAGGAATAAAGTTTATTTCAATGGATAATTACGAAGCCGATGATGTAATAGCTTCAATAGTAGTTAAAAAAAAGGAAAATTATGACAATATTTACATTATAACTTCTGATAAAGATATGATGCAATTAGTGAAAGAAAATATTTATATTTTAAGACCTGAGCAAGGAGTAACGGAGATAGTTAAATATGATGAAAAAGAAGTAGAGAAAAAGATGGGAGTCCCTCCTAAAAAAATTGCTGATTTATTAGCGTTAATGGGAGATTCATCGGATAATATTCCTGGAGTAAAAGGTATTGGTATAAAAACTGCTCAAAAATTACTTCAAGATTACGAATGTATAGAAGAACTGTACGAAAATATAGATAAAATCAAAGGATCCACTCAAAAGAAGCTCATTGAAAATAAAGATAATGCTGTTATGAGCAAAAAACTTGTAAAACTAATGTTAGACGCTCCTATTGAAAAAATGTATAAAGACGAAGAGATTGTATATAGAGGTTACAAAGAAGATTTAAGAGAACTTTTGAGGAGACTGGAATTTAATTCTATACTAAAAGAATTAGATATCACACAAGAAAATTCTAAAAAAAGTACTAATCTCTCCACAAAAGAAAAAAGAAAAGATTATTCTTCAAAAGGAAAATATGAATTGTTCACTTCAAAAAATTATAAAGAATTATTGAAAATTATTGAAGAAAACGAGATTATTTCTTTTGACATAGAAACTACCTCTTTAGATCCATATAAAGCAGATATCGTTGGTATAGCGTTATCTGTTGAAACATTTGAAGGATATTTTCTTGATTTATACAAAGACGAAAAAAGATGGGACATAGTAAATGAACTCATAGATATATTGAATAACAAAAAAATTGTTGGACAAAATTTAAAATACGATATTTCTGTTTTAAAAGTAAATGGTGTAGAGTTAAAAAAAGTATATTTTGATACTATGATAGCAGCATATTTATTAGATCCAGACAGTAGAAGGTTCAATATGGATGATCTTGCAAAAGAATATTTAGATTACAAATCAACTAAATACAAAGAATTATTCGGAAAAGATATAAAACTTTTAACTTTAGGAGATATCGAGAAGCAAAAAGTAGTCGATTACGCTGGTGAAGACGCTGATATTGCATACAGATTGTTTGAAGTTTTGAAACCAAAATTAGAAGAATTCGAACTATTGGAATTATTTCAAAAAATTGAAATACCAACGATTAACGTACTTTCAGAAATGGAAATAAACGGGGTGTATTTTGATTTAAAAGAGTTGAAAGAACTTGAAATAGAATATAACAAAAAATTGGATTCTTTAATGGCCGAAATGAAAAAAATGGTGGGGTATGATTTCAATCCTAATTCTCCAAAGCAGGTTGGAGAATTACTTTTCGAACATTTAGGTTTGAAAGGTAAAAGAAAAACAAAAAGTGGTGTTTATTCAACAGACGCAGATGCTTTAGAGTCTTTAAAAAATGAGCATCCTATAGTTGAAAAGCTTTTAGAATATAGAAAATATCAAAAACTTATTTCAACATACATAGTTGCTATTCCAAAATTAGTTAATCCAAAAACAGGAAGAGTCCATACTTCATTCAATCAAACTGGTACCGCTACTGGGAGATTGAGTAGCAGTGAACCCAACCTACAAAATTTGCCTATAAGAGAAGAAGAAGGAGAAAGAATAAGAAGAACGCTTAAAGTACAAAAAGAAGACTTTGTGTTATTAAGCGCAGATTATTCGCAGATAGAATTAAGGGTTTTGGCTCATATAACAAAGGATGAAACATTGATAAATGCTTTCATAAATGATGAAGATATTCATTCTTTAACGGCTGCAAAAATATTTGGTGTTGATGTTAAGAAGGTCGATTCCAATATGAGAAGAGTTGGAAAAGTGGTTAATTTTTCTCTTATATACGGGTCTTCCGCTTATGGGCTTGCTGAAAATCTTGGTATACCTGTCGAAGATGCCAAAACATTTATAAAAAAGTATTTTGAAACTTATAAAAAGGTACAAGAAAGTCAAGAAGAGAGTTTAAAAGTTGCAAAAAGCAAAGGTTATGTTGAAACTATATTTGGAAGAAAAAGATTTTTAAATAAAATAAAAACTAATCAATCAGAATTAAAAAGAATAGTTATAAACACCCCTATTCAAGGAAGTGCGGCTGATATAATGAAATTAGCCATGATAAAGTTGTATGAAACTCTTGATGAACAGGCAAAATTGATTCTTCAAGTTCATGATGAAGTTCTCATAGAACTACCAGAAAAATTAGTTGAAAATACAAAAAAGGTTGTTAAAGATTGTATGGAAAATGTCGTAAAATTAGAAGTTCCCTTGAAAGTTGATATAAACGTTGGGAAAAATTGGCAAAAATAGAGTTAATTTATATGTTTGTATAACTACGCAAGATAAAATATTCATTTTTCAAGAAAATTTGATATAATTAGAGTAATAATAAATTGTTTATCTTTAATTTAGTGCAAGTGGAGGCAACAAATGAAAAAGTTTCATATAGTTAGGTTAGGTTGTCCAAAAAACGATGCAGATATGGATAATTTGCAAGGTTTATTAGAGAGTAAAGGATATTTATATGAAAAGAAACCTGAAGATTCTGATTTAATATTTATTGATACTTGTGGTTTCATAGAAGAGGCAAAAAGAGAAAGTATAGAAACAATATTTGAATATATATCTCTAAAAGAAAATCATAAAAATTTGCGAGTAATTGCACTTGGTTGTCTTACAGAAAGGTATTACAATGAAATAAAAGAAGAAATACCGGAATTGGACGGAATCTTTGGAGTTATATCTCCAAAAACTGTTGTTGATAATGTTGAAAGAGGTTTGCTATTTTTTAAATCTAACGAGCCGGAAACAATCTACAAATGTGAAAGTAGATCCTTTCCAGACTCTTATTATGCATATGTGAAAATTGGTGATGGATGTAGTAGAAATTGTACCTTTTGTTCTATTCCTTCTTTTAAAGGAAAACCAAAAAGCAGAGAAATTGAAGACATAAAAAATGAAGTAAATTTTCTTGTAAAAAATGGTGTTAAAGAAGTTATATTAGTATCTCAAGATAATTCTTTATACGGTGTAGATATTTACAAAAATCAAGCGTTGCCAAAACTCTTAGATACGTTGAATAAAATTGATGGAGATTTTTGGATTAGAGTAATGTATTTACATCCTGATTTTATAACCCAGGAAATAATAGATTCTATTCATCACAATGAAAAAGTTTTAAACTACTTTGATATACCAATTCAACATATTTCTAATAATATTCTTAATTCCATGGGAAGGTTAAAAAAGAAAACTGAAATAATCAAAATTATAGAAAGAATTAGAAAAGAACCTTCTGCTATTCGTACAACATTAATGTTAGGCTTTCCCGGCGAAACTTCCAAAGACTTTGAAGAACTGATGGAATTTGTAAAAGAAGTTAAATTTGAACGGTTGGGGAGTTTTAGATATTCAAAGGAAGACGGTACAAAAGCGTTTAAAATGATTGATCAAGTACCTGAAAAAATTAAAATTAATAGGCAAAAAGAATTGATGGAACTTCAAAGTAAAATATCAAAAGAAATACTTGAATCCTATGTAGGAAAGATTATGAAAGTTCTTCTTGAAGAGAAAGAAAACGGTGTTTATTTGGCAAGAAGTTATTTAGATGCTCCCGAAATTGATGGGAATGTATTTTTAAAAGAAGATGAAGATTTAAAAGTTGGAGAATTTGCAAATGTGCTAATATCAAGAGCTTACGAATATGATCTGGAAGGGGAGCTAAAAGATGAATGTCCCAAACTTATTGAGTCTAAGTAGAATAATTTTAGTAATTCCTATATTCATTTTAACTGTTTTAGGAGAAAATTTTTATTTCGCTGCCTTGATTGTTTTTATAGTGGCGTCTCTCACTGATTTGTTTGATGGACTAATAGCTAGGAGAACGAAGCAAGTTACCGACTTAGGGAAATTTTTAGATCAGATTTCAGATAAAATCCTTATAAACTCTATTTTCGTTGCTATGTTATCCGTTAACTTATTACCTGGCTGGTTTGTTGCTTTAATTATATCAAGAGATATTTATGTAAGTGGACTTAGGATGTATTTAGCAAGTAGAAATTTAGTTATACCCGCGGATATACTTGGAAAAATTAAGACTGTCTTAGAAATTATTTTGATTATCCTGATTTATTTACAAGTTACAGCTTTTTTTATTAATATTTTTGTATATTTTACCTTAATTATAAGCCTCCTATCTGCTGTGAATTATACGTTAAAAAACACTTCGTACTTTAAAGGTGAAACGAAGTAAGGGAGGAATTCAAATGATTCAATTAAAAGAAGACAAAGAACCTATAAATGATAGTAAAGTCAGGTCTTTTATAGCGATAGAAACAAATAAAGAGTTAGAAAAAGGTATATCTGATTTAATAGAAAAACTTAAAAGAATGGGGTTTAAAGCAAACTGGACTCAAGCTAAAAATGTTCATCTTACTTTATTTTTCTTGGGAGATCAAAAAATATCAAAAATAGCTCATTTGGCATACAAAATAGGCGAAAGATTAACGGGTTTTCCAACTTTTATTTTTAAAATACAAAGGATAGGATTTTTTGAGAACAATAACGTTCCAAGGGTGTTGTGGCTTGGAATAAAGGATGATCCAACCTTAGTTGGATTATATGAGGAAGTAAAAAAAGTCATAAAAATAAATGAAATAGATACAAAAGAAGGAGATTTTGTACCTCATATTACAGTTGGAAGAATTAAAGGATATCCTAATCATTGGCAAGAACTATTGAATTCTTTGGATTTTGAGGAAATAAAGGTTTTTGTAAATTCAATAGGTATTTATTCTTCTACACTGACAAAAAAAAGACCTATATATAATAAGTTATACACGGTTGATTTTGAAGGAGGCGTAATCATTAATGGCTAAAAATGATTCAAAAGATGTAAACAAAGAAGATTTGCTTGAAAAACTTGTGAAAGAACTAGAAAAAAATCATGGTACTGGTTCAGTTATGATAATGGGAAAAGGTTTAGACAACAAAAATATTTCTGTTGTTCCTACAGGTTGTTTATCCTTAGATATAGCGTTAGGAGTGGGAGGATATCCTCGTGGAAGAATAATTGAAATATATGGAAATGAATCCTCTGGTAAAACAACTCTCGCTTTACAATCTTTGGCAGAGGTTCAAAGGATGAATGGTATAGCAGCATTTATAGATGCAGAACATGCTTTGGATATTGACTATGCGCGAAAATTAGGAGTAGATGTCGACAAACTAATTGTATCTCAGCCAGACTACGGAGAACAGGCTTTAGAAATTGTAGATTCTTTAGTGAGGTCAAACATAGTAGATATAATAGTAGTGGATTCGGTAGCTGCACTTGTTCCAAAGGCAGAAATTGAAGGCGCAATGGGAGATTCTCATATGGGATTACAAGCGAGATTGATGTCTCAAGCATTAAGAAAACTTGCGGGCAGTGTTAGCAAATCTAAATCTATAGTGATTTTTATAAATCAGATAAGAATGAAAATAGGAGTAGTATATGGCAATCCAGAAACAACCACAGGAGGAATAGCTTTAAAATTTTATTCGACTATACGAATAGAAGTTAGAAAAGGCAGCGTAATAAGAGAAGGAAAAGATCAAATTGGGACTGAGACAACTCTAAAAGTTGTTAAGAACAAGGTAGCTCCACCCTTTAAAGAAGCTTCGGTTGACATGGTGTTTGGGAAAGGAATCGCAAAAGAAAATGATATATTTAATTTGGCTCTAGAAGAGGGATTGATCCAGAGAAAGGGTGCTTGGTTTTCTTATATCAACGATAAGGGAGAAGAAATAAGTTTGGGACAAGGTAAAAATGTTTCCGTAAATTATTTAGTTGAAAATCCTGATATATTAGACTATTTAGAATATAAAATAAGAAAAAATCATGGATTAATTATCCCGGAACTTTTAGCAGAAAAATTTGAATCGAAGTCTTCTAAAAATGAAAAAAATAAAGTAAAATCGCAAGAGGAAAAAGTTGAAGAAAATTGACCCTTATGATAAAAAAGCTGCCGAAAAAGCTGCTTTAAATTTATTGAAATATAGAGTTAGATCTGAGAAAGAGCTTGAAGAACGATTGAAACAAAAAGGTTTTGATGAAAAGGTTGTTTTTGAGATTGTAGAAAAATGTAAAAAAAGTGGTCTGGTTGACGACAAAATTTTTGCGTGTTTATTTTCATACGACAAATTAACCCTTGATAAAAAAGGTCCGTTATATATACAAAACGAATTAAAACGCTGGGGAGTTGAAGAAGATTTAATCGTTGAAGCTTTGGAAAAAGTTAAGACGGAAGTAGATATTTATATGATTGCTTTAGAAGTAGCAAAAAATTATTATAAAAAATCTTCTGATTTGTTAAAAACTAAATCATATTTATATAGGCGAGGTTTTGAGCCAGACATTATAAACTGTGTTATTGAAGACTTGAGAGGTGATTAATAATGGGAATATGGATAACTATAATTGTAGCATTTGTAGTATTTGTTTTATCATTAATATTGGGGATATATGTAGGCAATAAGAGACTTATTGCTTCTTTAAAAAACAGAAAAGAACAGTTAGAGTTAGAAATTCAGAACAAACAAAAAGAAATAAAAGAACTTTTAGATAAAGCAGAAGAGGAAGCCAAAGCTTTAAAACAAAAAGAATTGATTGAGGCAAGAGAAGAGATTCACAAATTAAGAGAACAATTTGATTTAGAAGCGAAACAACAAAGGGAAGAACTAAAAGCTTTAGAAGAAAGACTTATACGTAAAGAAGAAAGTTTAGAAAAGAAAGAAGAAACCATTGAAAAATTAAAAGAAAAGTTAGAATCCCAAATTGAAAATGCA
This genomic interval from Petrotoga sp. 9PWA.NaAc.5.4 contains the following:
- the polA gene encoding DNA polymerase I, with the translated sequence MGNLYLIDGSAIAYRAFFALGDWMSTSDGLPTNAIYGVARMLLKLLKDYVKKGEDSIIFVMDKKTSTYRNELLKSYKAQRPETPEKYIQQIPYIMELVEKLGIKFISMDNYEADDVIASIVVKKKENYDNIYIITSDKDMMQLVKENIYILRPEQGVTEIVKYDEKEVEKKMGVPPKKIADLLALMGDSSDNIPGVKGIGIKTAQKLLQDYECIEELYENIDKIKGSTQKKLIENKDNAVMSKKLVKLMLDAPIEKMYKDEEIVYRGYKEDLRELLRRLEFNSILKELDITQENSKKSTNLSTKEKRKDYSSKGKYELFTSKNYKELLKIIEENEIISFDIETTSLDPYKADIVGIALSVETFEGYFLDLYKDEKRWDIVNELIDILNNKKIVGQNLKYDISVLKVNGVELKKVYFDTMIAAYLLDPDSRRFNMDDLAKEYLDYKSTKYKELFGKDIKLLTLGDIEKQKVVDYAGEDADIAYRLFEVLKPKLEEFELLELFQKIEIPTINVLSEMEINGVYFDLKELKELEIEYNKKLDSLMAEMKKMVGYDFNPNSPKQVGELLFEHLGLKGKRKTKSGVYSTDADALESLKNEHPIVEKLLEYRKYQKLISTYIVAIPKLVNPKTGRVHTSFNQTGTATGRLSSSEPNLQNLPIREEEGERIRRTLKVQKEDFVLLSADYSQIELRVLAHITKDETLINAFINDEDIHSLTAAKIFGVDVKKVDSNMRRVGKVVNFSLIYGSSAYGLAENLGIPVEDAKTFIKKYFETYKKVQESQEESLKVAKSKGYVETIFGRKRFLNKIKTNQSELKRIVINTPIQGSAADIMKLAMIKLYETLDEQAKLILQVHDEVLIELPEKLVENTKKVVKDCMENVVKLEVPLKVDINVGKNWQK
- the rimO gene encoding 30S ribosomal protein S12 methylthiotransferase RimO, which translates into the protein MKKFHIVRLGCPKNDADMDNLQGLLESKGYLYEKKPEDSDLIFIDTCGFIEEAKRESIETIFEYISLKENHKNLRVIALGCLTERYYNEIKEEIPELDGIFGVISPKTVVDNVERGLLFFKSNEPETIYKCESRSFPDSYYAYVKIGDGCSRNCTFCSIPSFKGKPKSREIEDIKNEVNFLVKNGVKEVILVSQDNSLYGVDIYKNQALPKLLDTLNKIDGDFWIRVMYLHPDFITQEIIDSIHHNEKVLNYFDIPIQHISNNILNSMGRLKKKTEIIKIIERIRKEPSAIRTTLMLGFPGETSKDFEELMEFVKEVKFERLGSFRYSKEDGTKAFKMIDQVPEKIKINRQKELMELQSKISKEILESYVGKIMKVLLEEKENGVYLARSYLDAPEIDGNVFLKEDEDLKVGEFANVLISRAYEYDLEGELKDECPKLIESK
- the pgsA gene encoding CDP-diacylglycerol--glycerol-3-phosphate 3-phosphatidyltransferase encodes the protein MNVPNLLSLSRIILVIPIFILTVLGENFYFAALIVFIVASLTDLFDGLIARRTKQVTDLGKFLDQISDKILINSIFVAMLSVNLLPGWFVALIISRDIYVSGLRMYLASRNLVIPADILGKIKTVLEIILIILIYLQVTAFFINIFVYFTLIISLLSAVNYTLKNTSYFKGETK
- the thpR gene encoding RNA 2',3'-cyclic phosphodiesterase, with the translated sequence MIQLKEDKEPINDSKVRSFIAIETNKELEKGISDLIEKLKRMGFKANWTQAKNVHLTLFFLGDQKISKIAHLAYKIGERLTGFPTFIFKIQRIGFFENNNVPRVLWLGIKDDPTLVGLYEEVKKVIKINEIDTKEGDFVPHITVGRIKGYPNHWQELLNSLDFEEIKVFVNSIGIYSSTLTKKRPIYNKLYTVDFEGGVIING
- the recA gene encoding recombinase RecA, with protein sequence MAKNDSKDVNKEDLLEKLVKELEKNHGTGSVMIMGKGLDNKNISVVPTGCLSLDIALGVGGYPRGRIIEIYGNESSGKTTLALQSLAEVQRMNGIAAFIDAEHALDIDYARKLGVDVDKLIVSQPDYGEQALEIVDSLVRSNIVDIIVVDSVAALVPKAEIEGAMGDSHMGLQARLMSQALRKLAGSVSKSKSIVIFINQIRMKIGVVYGNPETTTGGIALKFYSTIRIEVRKGSVIREGKDQIGTETTLKVVKNKVAPPFKEASVDMVFGKGIAKENDIFNLALEEGLIQRKGAWFSYINDKGEEISLGQGKNVSVNYLVENPDILDYLEYKIRKNHGLIIPELLAEKFESKSSKNEKNKVKSQEEKVEEN
- a CDS encoding regulatory protein RecX, producing the protein MKKIDPYDKKAAEKAALNLLKYRVRSEKELEERLKQKGFDEKVVFEIVEKCKKSGLVDDKIFACLFSYDKLTLDKKGPLYIQNELKRWGVEEDLIVEALEKVKTEVDIYMIALEVAKNYYKKSSDLLKTKSYLYRRGFEPDIINCVIEDLRGD